A genomic window from Salvia hispanica cultivar TCC Black 2014 chromosome 5, UniMelb_Shisp_WGS_1.0, whole genome shotgun sequence includes:
- the LOC125190587 gene encoding GDSL esterase/lipase At1g33811-like produces the protein MRNVCYFLLLNLVIFQFGGVVNASQVQCFFIFGDSLVDNGNNNYLNTTAKANYSPYGIDFPAGPTGRFTNGRNTADFLAELLEIDEPVPPYANAMDWDIIKGVNFGSGGAGILDESGQHFGDVLTMSEQLSNHEAIVTRLAELFGDRNLSLQHLSNCTYYVGMGSNDYLGNYLPKYYASTTQYSPKQFASLAIAQYSKHLLRLYKNGGRKVAVNGLGKLGCVPQQIAKYPVSPETGCVETSNAAVDIFNEKLKKLIKTLNLLPGAKFLYVTEITDNPSYGNITVVGKPCCELSEDSQGHCVEGSTPCSNRDEYYFWDSFHPTEAAASLSAKIIYDAMAPLLQTTTAAAATSLVDVA, from the exons ATGAGAAATGTATGCTATTTTCTGCTACTAAATCttgtaatttttcaatttggtGGCGTTGTCAATGCATCACAAGTTCAGtgtttcttcatttttggAGATTCATTGGTCGACAACGGCAACAACAATTACCTAAACACAACGGCCAAGGCCAATTACTCCCCTTACGGCATTGATTTCCCGGCCGGCCCCACCGGTAGATTCACCAATGGCCGAAATACCGCAGATTTCCTCG CCGAACTACTGGAGATAGACGAACCCGTTCCCCCATACGCCAACGCTATGGACTGGGACATAATCAAAGGTGTCAACTTTGGCTCGGGTGGAGCCGGAATTCTTGATGAATCCGGGCAACATTTC GGAGATGTGTTGACTATGAGCGAACAACTGTCGAATCATGAGGCCATAGTTACGAGATTGGCCGAATTGTTTGGAGACAGAAACTTAAGCTTGCAACATCTTAGCAACTGTACATACTACGTGGGAATGGGCAGCAACGACTACCTTGGCAACTATCTCCCCAAATACTACGCCTCCACCACTCAATACTCTCCCAAACAGTTTGCTTCTCTCGCCATCGCACAATACTCTAAGCACCTTCTT AGGCTATACAAGAACGGTGGGAGGAAAGTAGCCGTGAACGGACTCGGAAAATTAGGGTGCGTTCCGCAGCAGATAGCGAAGTACCCTGTCTCCCCGGAGACAGGGTGCGTGGAGACGAGCAACGCGGCCGTGGACATCTTCAACGAGAAActcaagaaattaataaaaacgttGAACCTCCTCCCCGGCGCCAAATTCCTGTACGTCACTGAAATCACAGACAACCCGTCGTACGGCAATATAACGGTGGTCGGAAAACCATGCTGCGAGTTGTCGGAGGATTCGCAAGGGCACTGTGTTGAGGGAAGCACGCCTTGCAGCAACAGAGATGAATACTATTTCTGGGATTCATTCCATCCAACTGAGGCTGCCGCTTCCTTGTCCGCAAAGATTATCTACGATGCTATGGCGCCATTATTGCAGACTACaactgctgctgctgctacCTCTCTTGTTGATGTTGCCTGA